A stretch of the Oncorhynchus mykiss isolate Arlee chromosome 23, USDA_OmykA_1.1, whole genome shotgun sequence genome encodes the following:
- the LOC110502712 gene encoding angiopoietin-2: MFYVGLLVVLSSCLALGAGYRKTPDPTAAKRQYQIQNGPCSYTFLLPEQDNCKTPSSTYTNLVQKDDPAEYDESVQRLEQLENIIENNTQWLLKLENYIQENMKQEMFQIQQNAVHNHTAAMIEFGTNLLSQTVEQTRKLTNVEAQVINHTTRLERQLLENSLSTNKLEKQLIFQTNEITKLNDKNSYLEKRVGEMEEQRQMELKTLKEEKEQLSTLVLRQTAVIEELEQQLLRATTNNSALQRQQQELLETVNNLINTISIPTGGGNKPTMMQDTPTTYPDCAAVYKSGNTDSGVYSLTLSNTTQEIKAYCDMETEGGGWTVLQKRFDGRVDFHRTWKEYKMGFGNPSGEYWLGNEFVSILTNQHPYVLRIQMMDWEENAGFSLYDQFSLGSEAENYRIHLKGYSGTAGKISSLGQPGSDFSTKDADNDKCVCKCSQLTTGGWWFDACGPSNLNGIFFQQGQNSNRFNGIKWYYWKGSGYSLKSTTMMIRPVDF, translated from the exons ATGTTTTATGTTGGCTTACTGGTGGTCTTGAGTAGCTGCCTGGCCCTGGGGGCAGGCTACAGGAAAACTCCAGACCCAACAGCTGCTAAGAGACAGTACCAGATCCAAAATGGCCCGTGCAGCTACACCTTCCTGCTGCCTGAGCAGGACAACTGCAAGACCCCAAGCAGCACCTACACCAACCTGGTCCAGAAGGACGATCCGGCAGAGTATGATGAGTCGGTCCAGAGGCTAGAGCAACTGGAGAACATAATTGAGAACAACACACAGTGGCTCCTCAAG CTGGAGAACTACATACAGGAAAACATGAAACAGGAGATGTTCCAGATCCAGCAGAATGCAGTGCACAACCACACGGCAGCCATGATAGAGTTCGGAACCAACCTGCTGAGTCAGACTGTTGAACAAACACGGAAGCTGACCAACGTAGAGGCGCAG GTAATAAATCATACAACTCGGCTCGAACGTCAGCTTCTTGAGAACTCTCTATCAACGAATAAGTTGGAAAAACAGCTCATTTTCCAAACAAATGAAATAACCAAGCTGAATGACAAAAACAG CTACCTGGAGAAGAgggtgggggagatggaggagcagAGGCAGATGGAGCTGAAGACgctgaaggaggagaaggagcagcTCTCTACACTGGTACTGAGACAGACGGCTGTCATCGAGGAGCTGGAACAACAGCTGCTGCGGGCCACCACCAACAACTCTGCCCTGCAGCGGCAGCAACAGGAGCTGCTTGAGACCGTCAACAACCTCATCAACACAATCTCTATCCCCACAGGTGGAG GGAACAAGCCTACCATGATGCAGGACACACCAACCACATACCCAGACTGTGCTGCTGTCTACAAGTCAGGAAACACAGACAGTGGAGTCTACTCACTGACCCTTTCCAACACTACACAGGAGATTAAG gCTTACTGTGACATGGAGACAGAGGGGGGTGGATGGACAGTACTACAAAAACGATTTGATGGCCGTGTTGACTTTCACCGTACGTGGAAAGAGTACAAAATG GGCTTTGGAAACCCTTCAGGTGAATACTGGTTGGGAAATGAGTTTGTTTCGATACTGACCAATCAGCACCCATACGTCTTGAGGATACAGATGATGGATTGGGAGGAAAACGCAGGATTCTCACTATATGACCAGTTCTCTCTAGGCAGTGAAGCAGAAAACTACAG AATACACCTTAAAGGCTACAGTGGCACAGCAGGCAAAATTAGTAGCCTTGGTCAGCCGGGAAGTGATTTCAGCACAAAAGATGCAGACAACGACAAATGTGTTTGCAAATGCTCACAACTGACAACAGGAG GCTGGTGGTTTGACGCCTGCGGCCCCTCCAACTTGAACGGAATATTTTTCCAGCAGGGCCAGAACTCAAATCGATTCAATGGAATCAAATGGTACTACTGGAAAGGCTCAGGCTACTCACTGAAGTCCACCACAATGATGATCAGACCAGTAGACTTCTGA